One Phoenix dactylifera cultivar Barhee BC4 chromosome 14, palm_55x_up_171113_PBpolish2nd_filt_p, whole genome shotgun sequence DNA window includes the following coding sequences:
- the LOC103724199 gene encoding CCR4-NOT transcription complex subunit 3-like isoform X3, translating to MGASRKLQGEIDRVLKKVQEGVEVFDSIWNKVYDTENANQKEKFEADLKKEIKKLQRYRDQIKTWIQSSEIKDKKVSASYEQALMDARKLIEREMERFKVCEKETKTKAFSKEGLGQQPKTDPKEKAKSETRDWLNNVVGDLESQIDNFEAEVEGLSVKKGKTRPPRLTHLEMSITRHRAHIIKLELILRLLDNDELSPDQVNDVRDFLEDYVERNQEDFDEFSDVDELYSTLPLDKVEALEDLVSLGPSSLVKVISIYWLLSSTYWLLSSSLVKGVSSVSVASAALGSKNSAASSPTQAALSSTASQNTAQDQSEETASQDSNSDIAPRTPPSKSGAMGSLVSAASPSVSSGTPAGPTSTVASNVSGRPLTGGPTVAAILSGPPSARGVTDNSSAATSASITNSSSSVKEDDSMMFPGHRSSPAIPETGIGRGISRGISNQVPITAPMSLSSASAASGNGALGSVPAVSDLAKRNMLNVGSGNLSQPLVSPLSNRILLHQASKTNDGTNSNDSNSVSEGAVVGGRVFSPSVSGVQWRPPTATFQSQNETGQFRGRPEIAPDQREKFLLRLQQVQQQGHSPLLGGPHIPGANDRQLSAQQQSVLLQQVGLGLGVQGPGLASVSSASQQQATPILQQSSPHPLISTGSKDGDAGHLKVEDQNLQNLSEDLNIETATSSAFNKTVNDEELKTPYMGAGSSSLTEGNQLPRDTDLSPGQPLQPSQSSASLGVIGRRSVSDLGAIGDNLGGSAGNSGGMHDQIYNMQMLEAAFYKLPQPKDSERVKSYVPRHPAVTPPSYPQTQAPIIDNPAFWERLGFDPIGTDTLFFAFYYQQNTYQQYLAARELKRQSWRYHKKYNTWFQRHEEPKVTNDEYEKGTYVYFDFHIADDGSQHGWCQRIKTEFTFEYNYLEDELVV from the exons ATGGGAGCGAGCCGGAAACTCCAGGGCGAGATCGACCGGGTCTTGAAGAAGGTCCAGGAGGGCGTCGAGGTTTTCGACAGCATTTGGAACAAG GTTTATGACACGGAGAACGCCAATCAGAAGGAGAAATTCGAAGCGGATTTAAAGAAGGAGATCAAGAAGCTGCAGCGATATCGGGATCAGATCAAGACATGGATCCAGTCGAGCGAGATAAAGGACAAAAAG GTTAGTGCCTCTTATGAGCAGGCTCTCATGGATGCTCGCAAGCTTATTGAGCGTGAAATGGAAAGGTTTAAGGTTTGCGAAAAGGAAACTAAAACAAAAGCCTTCTCCAAAGAAGGGTTAGGCCAACAACCAAAAACT GATCCAAAAGAAAAGGCTAAATCAGAGACAAGGGACTGGCTCAACAATGTG GTTGGAGATTTGGAAAGTCAGATTGATAACTTTGAAGCGGAGGTTGAAGGGCTTTCTgtaaagaaaggaaaaacaagGCCACCTCGACTG ACACATTTGGAGATGTCTATCACAAGGCATAGGGCTCACATAATAAAGCTGGAGTTGATCTTGAGACTGTTAGATAATGATGAGTTGAGTCCTGATCAGGTCAATGATGTTAGAGATTTTCTTGAAGACTATGTTGAACGCAATCAG GAGGATTTTGATGAATTTAGTGATGTCGATGAGCTGTACAGCACTTTACCTTTAGACAAAGTTGAAGCACTTGAAGATTTGGTATCACTTGGTCCTTCTAGTCTTGTTAAGGTGATCTCTATTTACTGGTTGTTATCTTCTACTTACTGGTTGTTATCTTCTAGTCTTGTTAAG GGTGTCAGTTCTGTTTCTGTTGCTAGTGCAGCTTTAGGTTCGAAGAATTCTGCTGCAAGTTCCCCCACTCAG GCTGCTTTGTCATCAACTGCATCACAAAATACTGCTCAAGACCAAAGTGAAGAAACAGCTTCTCAGGACAGTAATTCTGACATCGCTCCTAGAACACCACCTTCCAAAAGTGGAGCCATGGGATCTTTGGTATCGGCAGCTTCCCCCAGTGTCAGTTCTGGGACACCTGCAGGTCCTACTTCTACTGTCGCTTCTAATGTTTCTGGACGCCCCTTGACTGGTGGGCCTACTGTTGCAGCAATACTCTCTGGTCCACCAAGTGCTCGAGGTGTTACAGATAACTCATCTGCAGCTACGTCTGCATCTATTACTAATTCATCAAGTTCAGTGAAGGAGGACGATAGCATGATGTTCCCTGGTCATAGATCATCTCCAGCAATCCCTGAAACTGGAATTGGGAGAGGTATTAGCCGAGGGATATCCAATCAAGTACCCATTACTGCTCCAATGAGTTTAAGCTCAGCTAGTGCTGCTTCAGGCAATGGAGCACTTGGTTCAGTTCCTGCAGTCTCTGATTTGGCTAAGAGAAACATGTTGAATGTTGGAAGTGGCAATCTTTCACAACCATTAGTTTCTCCTCTAAGTAACAGAATCCTATTGCATCAGGCTTCAAAAACTAATGATGGAACTAATTCAAATGACTCTAATAGTGTTAGTGAGGGTGCAGTTGTTGGTGGAAGAGTCTTTTCACCTTCAGTTAGTGGAGTTCAATGGAGACCTCCAACTGCAACTTTTCAGAGTCAGAATGAAACA GGACAGTTTCGGGGACGGCCTGAGATTGCTCCTGACCAGAGGGAGAAATTTCTGCTACGACTGCAACAAGTGCAGCAACAAGGCCACAGTCCCCTTCTTGGTGGTCCACACATACCCGGTGCGAATGACAGACAATTATCCGCACAACAGCAAAGTGTACTTTTACAACAG GTAGGTCTAGGACTTGGTGTTCAGGGACCAGGCCTTGCTTCTGTTTCATCGGCCTCACAACAGCAGGCAACTCCAATTCTACAACAATCCTCCCCACATCCCCTGATTTCAACTGGATCAAAAGATGGAG ATGCTGGACACCTGAAAGTAGAAGACCAGAACCTGCAGAATTTGTCTGAGGATCTGAATATTGAAACTGCTACAAGTTCTGCTTTCAACAAGACTGTTAATGATGAGGAGTTAAAGACACCATACATG GGCGCAGGTTCATCATCTTTGACGGAAGGTAATCAGTTACCCAGAGATACTGATCTTTCACCTGGGCAACCATTGCAACCCAGTCAGTCTTCAGCTAGCCTTGGTGTAATTGGTCGAAGAAGCGTCTCGGACCTTGGTGCCATTGGAGATAACCTTGGTGGATCAGCTGGGAATTCTGGTGGAATGCACGATCAGATCTATAATATGCAGATGCTTGAAGCTGCATTTTACAAACTTCCCCAGCCCAAGGACTCAGAACGTGTAAAGAGCTATGTTCCG AGGCACCCTGCAGTGACTCCTCCTAGCTATCCTCAAACTCAGGCTCCAATCATAGACAATCCGGCCTTCTGGGAACGATTGGGTTTTGATCCAATTGGCACAGACACCTTGTTCTTTGCGTTTTACTATCAACAG AACACTTACCAGCAATACTTAGCTGCAAGGGAATTGAAAAGGCAATCATGGAGATACCATAAGAAATATAACACTTGGTTTCAACGGCATGAGGAGCCAAAAGTTACAAATGATGAATATGAGAAGGGAACATATGTATACTTTGATTTCCATATTGCCGATGATGGTTCCCAGCACGGATG GTGCCAAAGGATTAAGACTGAGTTCACATTTGAATATAATTATCTTGAGGATGAGCTTGTTGTATAG